Below is a window of Candidatus Viadribacter manganicus DNA.
CATGCGCGAGGCCGGCATCATTCGCCCTCGAGGCCCCAATCGCCTGCACTCTCGGCCTGCCGAATAAGACCGATGCCGCTTCATTACATCATCTCCGAACTCGCCATCTCTATGGTCTCGGCGTGGGGCGCTTGGCGCCTGGTTCGAGCACAGCAACTGCTTGGCGCATCCGGCGTTGCCCTCTTCGCTTTAGCCGCAGCCATCGGCATTCTCCGCATCGCCTCAGGCGCCGAGGCTTTGCTGGCCCCGGCGCATCGGCTCGCCTCACAGGCGGGAGGAACCTTCGCGCTCGTTCTCATCGTCGCCCAAATCGCCAAACATCGCGGCTGGACGGCGCCACTCTTGGTCATCTGCGCCGGCGCAAGCGGCGCGGCGCTGGCAAGCCTTGCGAGCGCCGTCTTGGGCGGCCTCATCTTCCTTGTGTTACTGGTTGTTGGCGCGGCGCTCTTGGCTACCCAGCCGCATAGCAAACACCGCGCGCTTGCAGCCCTTGGGTTTGTACTGATGGCGCCGAATATCTTATTTATTCGCCAGTCGGTATTTCTCGACCCTGCGCTAAGCTGGCACGGCTTTCATTTCATCACAGCACTCTGGCTGATCGGCGTCGTTGCGGCGCTCCGGTCCGCGCAGCAGCGATCTGCCGAGCCTTTGGCGTCACATAGATGAGCTAAGATCTAGCCCAGCGATGTTGCAAGCTAAACCTTGGCGCGCATAAGGGCGATGAACCTCATCGCGAACGTCATCAAAGCGGAAAGGCCCGCGAAAGCCGCCCCAAGACTGACCAAATGCTTTTGCGAAGCCTTTGGCGGATCTGCGGGTCCCAAGCACTTGGGCTCGCCCCGCGCGCCGCCTGGCTCCAACGCAAGCTCGAGGGATTTAAGATCACCGCCCAGCTAAGGCTTTTTAAGACCGGACACTGCGCCGCTTTGCGCGCTGCGCCAAAGCCGCTTAGCTGGCGCAATGCGTGTGTTAGTGCTCGGCGCCTATGGCCTCATCGGATCTGAAATTGTGCGCACGCTGCGCGCAAAAGGATTGACGGTCGTAGGCTTTGGCCGCTCCGCCGCTAAAGGCAAGCGACTTGCGCCTAACATCGACTGGGTTGGCGCTGATCTCGCCACTTTGATCCAAGCTGAGCAATGGGCGCCTTATTTGCACGATATCGATGCGGTCGTGAACGCGTCCGGCGCGCTACAAGACGGCGCCATCGACACATTGGAAAACGCTCAATACCAAGCGATCGTGGCGCTCATCAATGCCTGCGCTGTGTCGGGAATACGCCGATACGTACAGATTTCGGCCCCGGGCGCTACGCTTGAAGCACACACCGTGTTCATGCGCACAAAGGCCAAAGCGGACGCGGTGTTGCGCGCAAGCAGGCTTCAGTGGACAATCTTGAAACCTGGTCTGGTAATCAGCGCCTACGCCTATGGCGGCACCGCACTTATGCGCATGCTCGCGGCCTTCCCCCTCGTTCAACCCTTGATGCTCGCTGACGCACGATTGCAGACCGTCGCGGCCTCAGATGTTGGCGACACTGTCGCCATCGCGCTCACAACCGAACGTCTCGTCCATCACGAGCTCGATTTGGTGGAGCACACCGCGCACAGCTTGGCCGAAACCATTGCAGCCTTTCGCAGTTGGCTCGGCTTTGAACCGGCTCGTCTCAACTTTTCGGCGCCGACATGGGCAGGCGCCCTCTTGGGATATTGCGCCGATCTCGCCGGCTGGCTTGGCTGGCGATCGCCGTTACGAACCACTGCGCTCAAAGTGCTGGCGGCGAACGTATTGGGCGAGCCCAATCAAGCCCCCCAAGCGCTCGGGCGTCCATTAAAGACTTTAAGCCAGTCGCTTGATGCTCTGCCTGCAAGTTTGCAAGAACGCATATTCGCACGCGCTCAGCTCGCCTTCCCTTTTCTCATCTTATGCTTGGCCGGCTTTTGGATCACCTCAGGCGCCATTGCGCTTGCCTGCGCAGATAGCGCCGCGGCAGTGCTGCGCGAGACCCCACTCGAAAAGCACGCAATGACCCTGGTGATCGGCGGCGCACTGCTCGATATCACGATCGGCATTGGTCTTTGTATCCGCAAGACAGCGCGATCGGCGGCTCTAAGCGCCATTATCGTGTCGCTCTGCTATCTCATGCTTGGAACATGGACCAATCCGGC
It encodes the following:
- a CDS encoding SDR family oxidoreductase → MRVLVLGAYGLIGSEIVRTLRAKGLTVVGFGRSAAKGKRLAPNIDWVGADLATLIQAEQWAPYLHDIDAVVNASGALQDGAIDTLENAQYQAIVALINACAVSGIRRYVQISAPGATLEAHTVFMRTKAKADAVLRASRLQWTILKPGLVISAYAYGGTALMRMLAAFPLVQPLMLADARLQTVAASDVGDTVAIALTTERLVHHELDLVEHTAHSLAETIAAFRSWLGFEPARLNFSAPTWAGALLGYCADLAGWLGWRSPLRTTALKVLAANVLGEPNQAPQALGRPLKTLSQSLDALPASLQERIFARAQLAFPFLILCLAGFWITSGAIALACADSAAAVLRETPLEKHAMTLVIGGALLDITIGIGLCIRKTARSAALSAIIVSLCYLMLGTWTNPALWSDPLGPYVKIIPVIALAFAVAALIEER